A single Triticum dicoccoides isolate Atlit2015 ecotype Zavitan chromosome 2A, WEW_v2.0, whole genome shotgun sequence DNA region contains:
- the LOC119354690 gene encoding uclacyanin 1-like: MAMVVKALLVSVVAVAALAQLTVAVDHQVGGSGATWATSGGYDSWSGKQKFSPGDSLVFSYSPAHDVVEVSKADYDACTASKVVARYTGGKTTVKLTTAGKRYFICSITGHCDAGMKLQVNVAAATAAPTKPRGQRSVAPVAAPAPAPEGSATDEQLPTVSSPTGTPTPSSPSGSGAASIGASAAVALAMGMAVALAI; encoded by the exons ATGGCAATGGTGGTGAAGGCCCTCCTCGTTTCCGTCGTGGCCGTGGCAGCGCTTGCGCAGCTCACCGTGGCAGTGGATCACCAGGTGGGCGGCAGCGGCGCGACCTGGGCCACCAGCGGCGGCTACGACTCGTGGTCGGGGAAGCAGAAGTTCTCTCCGGGAGACAGCCTCG TATTTTCGTACTCGCCGGCGCACGACGTCGTGGAGGTGAGCAAGGCCGACTACGACGCCTGCACGGCCAGCAAAGTCGTCGCCAGATACACCGGCGGCAAGACCACCGTCAAGCTCACCACTGCCGGAAAGCGCTACTTCATCTGCAGCATCACCGGCCACTGCGACGCCGGCATGAAGCTCCAGGTGAACGTCGCCGCCGCGACCGCCGCCCCCACCAAGCCCAGGGGCCAGAGGAGCGTCGCCCCTGTCGCCGCCCCGGCGCCGGCACCGGAGGGGTCGGCCACCGACGAGCAGCTGCCGACAGTGTCGTCGCCTACGGGAACACCGACGCCCAGTTCACCGTCCGGCTCGGGCGCCGCTAGCATCGGTGCGAGCGCTGCGGTGGCGCTCGCCATGGGCATGGCCGTGGCGTTGGCCATTTGA